Proteins from a genomic interval of Physeter macrocephalus isolate SW-GA chromosome 21, ASM283717v5, whole genome shotgun sequence:
- the BEX5 gene encoding protein BEX5 — MENAPKESRGEEQVPVQNEEARPLEGGEGQEPGGNIRGEWAPPAQDFREAMPNRLVDNIDIIDGDADDMERFMEEMRELRRKIRELQLRYSLRILIGDPPHHDHHDEFCLMP; from the coding sequence atgGAAAATGCCCCCAAGGAAAGCAGAGGAGAGGAGCAGGTTCCAGTGCAGAATGAAGAAGCCCGCCCTTTGGAAGGTGGTGAAGGCCAAGAACCTGGAGGAAACATTAGAGGGGAATGGGCTCCACCTGCCCAGGATTTTAGAGAGGCTATGCCCAATAGGCTTGTCGATAACATTGACATCATAGATGGAGATGCAGATGATATGGAAAGGTTCATGGAGGAGATGAGAGAGCTAAGGAGGAAAATTAGGGAGCTTCAGTTGAGGTACAGTCTGCGCATTCTTATTGGAGATCCTCCTCACCACGACCATCATGATGAATTTTGCCTTATGCCTTGA